A window of Staphylococcus sp. 17KM0847 contains these coding sequences:
- the rplX gene encoding 50S ribosomal protein L24, whose protein sequence is MHIKKGDNVIVIAGKDKGKKGTVLATEPKKDRVVVEGVNMIKKHQKPTQFNPEGGILETEAAIHVSNVQVLDPKTDEPTRVGYKFVDGKKVRIAKKSGEEIKSNK, encoded by the coding sequence ATGCATATCAAAAAAGGTGACAACGTTATCGTTATCGCAGGAAAAGATAAAGGTAAAAAAGGTACAGTTTTAGCAACTGAGCCTAAAAAAGACCGTGTTGTTGTTGAAGGTGTTAATATGATTAAAAAACATCAAAAACCAACACAATTTAATCCTGAAGGTGGAATCTTAGAAACTGAGGCTGCTATTCATGTTTCTAATGTACAAGTATTAGACCCTAAAACAGATGAACCTACACGTGTAGGCTACAAATTTGTTGATGGTAAAAAAGTTCGTATCGCTAAAAAATCAGGCGAAGAAATCAAGTCTAATAAATAA
- the rplW gene encoding 50S ribosomal protein L23: protein MEARDILKRPVITEKSSEAMAEDKYTFDVDVRANKTQVKKAVEEIFEVKVANVNIINYKPKKKRMGRYQGYTNKRRKAIVTLKEGQIDLFN, encoded by the coding sequence ATGGAAGCAAGAGATATTCTAAAGCGCCCCGTAATCACTGAAAAATCATCTGAAGCAATGGCTGAAGATAAATATACTTTTGATGTTGATGTTCGTGCAAACAAAACACAAGTTAAAAAAGCAGTAGAAGAAATCTTTGAAGTGAAAGTTGCTAATGTAAATATTATCAACTATAAGCCAAAGAAAAAACGTATGGGTCGTTATCAAGGCTATACAAACAAACGTCGTAAAGCAATCGTTACTTTAAAAGAAGGTCAAATCGACTTATTCAACTAA
- the rpsH gene encoding 30S ribosomal protein S8 — protein sequence MTLSDPIADMLTRVRNANMVRHEKLELPASNIKKEIAEILKNEGFIKNVEYIEDDKQGVIRIFLKYGSNNERVITGLKRISKPGLRVYAKANEVPKVLNGLGIALVSTSEGVITDKEARKRNVGGEVLAYVW from the coding sequence ATGACATTGTCAGATCCAATTGCAGATATGTTAACTCGCGTAAGAAACGCAAACATGGTTCGTCATGAAAAACTTGAGTTACCTGCATCAAACATTAAAAAAGAAATTGCTGAAATCCTTAAAAATGAAGGTTTCATCAAAAATGTAGAGTATATCGAAGATGATAAGCAAGGTGTTATTCGTATATTCTTAAAATATGGTTCAAATAATGAGCGTGTTATTACAGGCTTAAAACGTATTTCAAAACCAGGTTTACGTGTATATGCTAAAGCAAACGAAGTACCAAAAGTATTAAATGGTCTTGGTATCGCATTAGTATCAACTTCTGAAGGTGTAATCACTGATAAAGAAGCAAGAAAACGTAACGTTGGTGGAGAAGTACTTGCTTACGTTTGGTAA
- the rpsJ gene encoding 30S ribosomal protein S10 has protein sequence MAKQKIRIRLKAYDHRVIDQSAEKIVETAKRSGADVSGPIPLPTEKSVYTIIRAVHKYKDSREQFEQRTHKRLIDIVNPTPKTVDALMGLNLPSGVDIEIKL, from the coding sequence ATGGCAAAACAAAAAATCAGAATCAGATTAAAAGCTTATGATCACCGTGTTATTGATCAATCAGCAGAGAAAATCGTTGAAACTGCGAAACGTTCTGGAGCAGATGTTTCAGGACCTATCCCGTTACCAACAGAAAAATCAGTGTACACAATCATTCGTGCGGTACATAAGTACAAAGATTCACGTGAACAATTCGAACAGCGTACACATAAACGCTTAATCGATATTGTTAACCCTACACCAAAAACAGTTGATGCCTTAATGGGCTTAAACTTACCATCAGGTGTAGACATCGAAATCAAATTATAA
- the rplV gene encoding 50S ribosomal protein L22 — protein MEAKAVARTIRIAPRKVRLVLDLIRGKDVREAVAILKLTNKASSPVVEKLLMSALANAEHNYGMNTDELVVKEAYANEGPTLKRFRPRAQGRASAINKRTSHITIVVSDGKEEAQEA, from the coding sequence ATGGAAGCAAAAGCGGTTGCTAGAACTATCAGAATCGCACCTCGTAAAGTTAGATTAGTATTAGATCTAATCAGAGGTAAAGACGTAAGAGAAGCAGTAGCTATTTTAAAATTAACAAATAAAGCTTCTTCTCCAGTAGTAGAAAAATTATTAATGTCCGCTTTAGCTAACGCTGAACACAACTACGGTATGAACACTGATGAATTAGTTGTTAAAGAAGCGTATGCTAACGAAGGACCAACTTTAAAACGTTTCCGTCCACGTGCTCAAGGACGTGCAAGTGCTATTAACAAAAGAACAAGCCATATTACTATCGTAGTAAGTGATGGCAAGGAAGAAGCTCAAGAAGCTTAA
- the rplD gene encoding 50S ribosomal protein L4, which produces MANYDVLKVDGTKAGSVELSDSVFAIEPNNDVLFEAINLQRASLRQGTHAVKNRSAVRGGGRKPWRQKGTGRARQGTIRAPQWRGGGVVFGPTPRSYAYKMPKKMRRLALRSALSYKVQENEFKIVDNFNLEAPKTKEFKTTLTNLELPKKVLVVTLGEDVNVELSARNIPGVQITTPEGLNVLDLTHADSVLITEEAAKKVEEVLG; this is translated from the coding sequence ATGGCAAATTATGATGTATTAAAAGTTGACGGAACTAAAGCAGGTTCAGTTGAACTTAGCGATTCAGTATTCGCAATCGAACCAAATAATGATGTTTTATTCGAAGCAATTAACTTACAACGCGCTTCATTACGCCAAGGAACACATGCGGTTAAGAACCGTTCTGCAGTTCGTGGCGGTGGACGTAAACCATGGAGACAAAAAGGAACAGGCCGTGCGCGTCAAGGTACAATCCGTGCACCACAATGGCGTGGTGGTGGCGTAGTATTCGGACCTACTCCAAGAAGCTATGCTTATAAAATGCCTAAGAAAATGCGACGTTTAGCATTACGTTCAGCACTTTCATACAAAGTTCAAGAAAATGAATTCAAAATTGTGGATAACTTCAATTTAGAGGCACCAAAAACAAAAGAATTCAAAACAACATTAACTAATTTAGAATTACCTAAAAAAGTTTTAGTTGTAACTCTTGGTGAAGATGTAAATGTTGAACTATCAGCACGTAACATTCCGGGTGTACAAATCACAACACCTGAAGGTTTAAATGTATTAGATTTAACACACGCTGACAGCGTATTAATTACTGAAGAAGCAGCTAAAAAAGTTGAGGAGGTGCTCGGATAA
- the rplB gene encoding 50S ribosomal protein L2 has protein sequence MALKHYKPITNGRRNMTTLDFSEITESKPEKSLLQPLPKKAGRNNQGKLTVRHHGGGHKRQYRVIDFKRNKDGIAGKVDSIQYDPNRSANIALIVYADGEKRYIIAPKGLQVGQIVESGSEADIKVGNALQLKDIPVGTVIHNIELKPGRGGQIARSAGASAQVLGKEGKYVLVRLRSGEVRMILSSCRATVGQVGNLQHELVNVGKAGKSRWLGKRPTVRGSVMNPNDHPHGGGEGRAPIGRPSPMSPWGKPTLGKKTRRGKKRSDKLIVRGRKKK, from the coding sequence ATGGCTCTAAAACATTATAAGCCAATTACTAATGGTCGTCGTAATATGACTACATTAGATTTCTCTGAAATTACAGAGTCAAAACCTGAAAAGTCATTATTACAACCGCTACCGAAAAAAGCGGGCCGTAACAACCAAGGTAAATTGACTGTTCGCCATCATGGTGGAGGACATAAACGTCAATACCGTGTTATTGATTTCAAACGTAATAAAGATGGAATTGCTGGTAAAGTAGATTCAATCCAGTATGATCCTAACAGATCAGCGAATATTGCATTAATTGTATACGCTGATGGTGAGAAACGTTACATCATTGCACCTAAAGGATTACAAGTAGGTCAAATCGTTGAAAGTGGTTCAGAAGCTGACATTAAAGTGGGGAACGCACTTCAATTAAAAGACATTCCAGTCGGTACAGTGATTCATAATATTGAGTTAAAACCAGGTCGTGGTGGTCAAATCGCTCGTTCTGCAGGAGCAAGCGCTCAAGTTTTAGGTAAAGAAGGTAAATATGTACTTGTAAGACTTCGCTCTGGTGAAGTTCGTATGATTTTATCATCTTGCCGTGCAACAGTTGGACAAGTTGGTAACCTCCAACACGAACTCGTTAATGTTGGTAAAGCTGGTAAATCAAGATGGTTAGGTAAGAGACCTACTGTACGTGGTTCTGTAATGAACCCTAACGATCACCCACATGGTGGTGGTGAAGGTCGTGCACCAATCGGTCGCCCATCTCCTATGTCACCTTGGGGTAAACCAACGCTTGGTAAGAAAACACGTCGTGGTAAGAAACGTTCAGACAAACTTATCGTACGTGGTCGTAAGAAAAAATAA
- a CDS encoding NCS2 family permease translates to MKRYFHFDEHQTNYKREILGGLTTFLSMAYILAVNPQVLSLAGVDGVPADQKMDQGAIFVATALAAFVGCLFMGLIARYPIALAPGMGLNAFFAFTVVLTMGIPWQVGLTGVFFSGFIFAVLTATGLRETIINAIPYEMKMAVSAGIGLFITFVGLQSSGIITKNDATLVTLGKITDPPVLLAIFGIVITVVLYAKKVSGAIFIGMVLTAIAGLVTQQIAPPTSIIGKIPSIAPTFGAAFEAFQDPAQLLTIQFLIVILTFLFIDFFDTAGTIVAVASQAGFMKDNKLPRAGRALFSDSLATMVGAVFGTTTTTSYIESTSGVAVGARTGLASIVTGVCFLLALFFSPLMAVVTSAVTTPALVVVGVLMASNLAEISWKKFEVAVPAFVTIIMMPLSYSIATGIACGFIFYPITMLLTKRHKEVHPIMYGLMVIFILYFVFVHG, encoded by the coding sequence GTGAAACGATACTTCCACTTTGATGAACATCAGACCAATTATAAGAGAGAAATTCTTGGTGGTCTTACAACATTTTTATCTATGGCATATATTTTAGCAGTTAACCCGCAAGTACTTAGTTTAGCGGGTGTTGATGGTGTTCCAGCTGATCAAAAAATGGATCAAGGTGCTATTTTTGTAGCAACGGCACTTGCGGCATTTGTCGGTTGTTTATTTATGGGGCTTATTGCACGTTATCCAATTGCACTGGCACCCGGCATGGGACTTAATGCTTTTTTCGCCTTTACTGTTGTATTAACAATGGGTATTCCATGGCAGGTCGGCTTAACCGGTGTGTTTTTCTCAGGGTTTATCTTTGCCGTTCTAACCGCAACAGGCTTACGTGAAACAATTATTAATGCCATTCCATATGAAATGAAGATGGCGGTTTCAGCAGGTATAGGTTTGTTCATTACCTTCGTTGGATTGCAAAGCTCGGGCATTATTACTAAAAATGATGCAACATTAGTAACGTTAGGTAAAATTACTGATCCACCAGTGTTACTTGCAATTTTTGGTATTGTCATTACAGTGGTTCTTTATGCTAAAAAAGTCTCAGGAGCAATCTTTATTGGAATGGTACTTACTGCTATTGCTGGCCTAGTGACACAACAAATCGCACCACCTACTTCTATTATAGGTAAAATTCCAAGTATTGCACCTACATTCGGTGCTGCGTTCGAAGCTTTTCAAGATCCAGCACAGTTATTGACGATTCAATTTTTGATTGTCATTTTAACATTTTTGTTTATCGATTTCTTTGATACAGCAGGTACAATTGTGGCAGTAGCCTCACAAGCTGGCTTTATGAAAGATAACAAATTACCACGTGCAGGTCGTGCATTATTTTCTGACTCATTAGCAACAATGGTTGGAGCAGTATTTGGTACAACAACAACAACATCTTATATTGAGTCGACATCCGGAGTGGCTGTGGGTGCACGTACAGGGTTAGCCAGTATTGTAACAGGGGTATGTTTTTTACTTGCGTTATTTTTCAGTCCATTAATGGCTGTTGTCACATCGGCAGTAACAACACCAGCACTTGTGGTTGTGGGTGTACTTATGGCGTCTAACCTAGCAGAAATCAGTTGGAAAAAATTTGAAGTAGCAGTGCCTGCATTTGTTACGATTATTATGATGCCATTATCTTATTCGATTGCGACAGGTATTGCATGTGGATTTATCTTTTATCCGATTACAATGCTCCTAACAAAACGCCATAAAGAAGTTCATCCGATTATGTATGGTTTAATGGTTATCTTTATATTATATTTTGTGTTTGTACACGGTTAA
- a CDS encoding DNA topoisomerase III gives MKALILAEKPSVGRDIAKALHVNHSKNGYFESEQYIVTWALGHLVTNATPEQYDKTLQQWRLEDLPIIPKYMKTVVIGKTRKQFNTVQHLMKREDVKEIIIATDAGREGELVARLIIDKAHVKKPIKRLWISSVTTKAIRDGFKHLKDGRQYHNLYQAALARSEADWIVGINATRALTTKYDAQLSLGRVQTPTIQLVQMRQQEIKNFQPQNYYSLSIDLQGVTFEYQHTQRIMDKSKLDTLIQTMASKQAEIISVETKQKKAYPGMLFNLTDLQQAAYQRYHLGAKQTLNTLQQLYERHKLVTYPRTDSNYLTTDMVETLKERLQAVMGTDYKEVAKKLAQQQFTVKARYINNQKVSDHHAIIPTEVRPNISDLTPTEQKVYLLIVQRFLEVLSPPHRYMEQKVIARVVGETFMNQTKQTIEQGFRQLHTETESKQDLPTFKKGMSLSVHKPVIHTHQTTPPPYFNEGTLLKAMERPDKFFQLHDKKSAQTLRVTGGIGTVATRADIIDKLYNMNAIENQEGKIKVTSKGRQILDLAPDALTSPSLTAEWEDKLLRIEKGEFQRQQFMAEMKNFTQDIIETIKNSDQKYKHDNLTSAQCPTCGKFMLRVNTKNGSMLICQDPSCKTKKDVKTKTKARCPQCKKRLTKFGVGKQATYRCVCGYTETQAQMDKRFKNKGKDKVSKRDMKKYMKQEENLENNPFKDALKGLKL, from the coding sequence ATGAAAGCACTTATTTTGGCTGAAAAACCATCAGTGGGACGAGATATTGCTAAGGCATTACACGTTAATCATTCAAAAAATGGTTATTTTGAAAGTGAACAATATATTGTCACATGGGCATTAGGTCATTTGGTAACTAATGCGACACCAGAGCAGTATGATAAAACATTACAACAATGGCGTTTAGAAGATTTACCGATTATCCCTAAGTATATGAAAACAGTTGTCATTGGCAAAACAAGAAAACAATTTAATACTGTACAGCATTTGATGAAACGAGAAGATGTCAAAGAAATTATTATCGCAACGGATGCAGGGCGTGAGGGGGAGCTTGTTGCACGTTTAATTATCGATAAAGCACACGTTAAAAAGCCGATTAAGCGTTTATGGATTAGTTCGGTCACTACTAAAGCAATACGTGATGGCTTTAAGCATTTGAAAGATGGACGTCAATATCATAACTTGTATCAAGCCGCTTTGGCGAGAAGTGAAGCAGATTGGATTGTAGGTATCAATGCTACACGTGCACTAACAACAAAGTACGATGCACAGCTATCATTGGGGCGTGTACAAACACCAACCATTCAACTTGTTCAAATGCGACAACAAGAGATTAAGAATTTTCAACCTCAGAATTATTATAGCTTATCTATTGATTTGCAAGGTGTTACATTTGAATATCAACATACACAACGCATCATGGACAAGTCTAAGTTAGATACACTCATTCAAACCATGGCATCGAAACAAGCTGAGATCATATCAGTAGAGACTAAACAAAAAAAGGCTTATCCAGGTATGTTATTTAATTTAACAGATTTACAACAAGCAGCTTATCAACGTTATCACTTGGGAGCGAAACAAACGCTTAATACATTACAACAACTATATGAACGCCATAAACTGGTCACGTATCCTCGTACAGATTCTAATTATTTAACAACAGATATGGTAGAAACTTTGAAAGAACGTCTACAAGCGGTGATGGGTACAGATTATAAGGAAGTTGCAAAAAAATTAGCACAGCAACAATTTACTGTTAAAGCAAGATATATTAACAATCAAAAGGTATCAGATCATCATGCTATTATCCCAACAGAAGTCCGCCCGAATATAAGTGATTTAACACCGACAGAACAGAAAGTTTATTTGTTAATCGTACAGCGTTTTCTTGAGGTACTTTCTCCACCTCATCGTTATATGGAGCAAAAAGTTATAGCTCGTGTAGTAGGAGAGACGTTCATGAATCAAACGAAACAAACGATAGAGCAAGGGTTTAGACAACTGCATACAGAAACGGAATCTAAACAAGATTTGCCGACATTTAAAAAGGGGATGTCTTTAAGTGTTCACAAGCCAGTTATTCATACACACCAAACGACCCCACCCCCTTATTTTAATGAGGGAACTCTGCTTAAAGCGATGGAACGACCAGATAAGTTCTTCCAATTACATGATAAGAAATCTGCGCAGACGTTAAGAGTAACAGGAGGGATTGGAACAGTTGCAACAAGAGCTGATATTATTGATAAACTTTACAATATGAATGCTATCGAAAACCAAGAAGGGAAAATTAAAGTAACTTCTAAAGGACGTCAAATATTAGACTTAGCACCAGATGCCTTAACTTCTCCATCGTTAACAGCAGAGTGGGAAGATAAATTGTTGCGCATTGAAAAGGGGGAATTTCAACGCCAACAATTTATGGCAGAAATGAAAAACTTTACACAAGATATTATTGAAACCATCAAAAATAGTGATCAAAAATATAAGCATGATAATTTAACATCTGCACAATGTCCAACTTGTGGCAAATTTATGTTGCGTGTCAACACTAAAAATGGATCCATGCTCATATGCCAAGATCCGAGTTGTAAGACGAAAAAAGATGTTAAAACAAAAACAAAAGCACGTTGCCCACAATGTAAAAAACGTTTGACAAAGTTTGGTGTTGGTAAACAAGCGACGTATCGATGTGTTTGTGGTTATACAGAGACGCAAGCGCAAATGGACAAACGTTTTAAAAATAAGGGGAAAGATAAAGTGTCGAAACGTGATATGAAAAAGTATATGAAGCAAGAAGAAAATTTAGAAAACAATCCATTTAAAGATGCATTAAAAGGATTAAAGTTATAA
- the rpsC gene encoding 30S ribosomal protein S3: MGQKINPIGLRVGVIRDWEAKWYAEKDFASLLHEDLKIRKFIDKALKDASVSHVEIERAANRINIAIHTGKPGMVIGKGGSEIEKLRNKLNQLTDKKVHINVVEIKKVDLDARLVAENIARQLENRASFRRVQKQAIGRAMKLGAKGIKTQVSGRLGGADIARAEQYSEGTVPLHTLRADIDYAHAEADTTYGKLGVKVWIYRGEVLPTKKNSEGGK; this comes from the coding sequence GTGGGTCAAAAAATCAATCCAATCGGACTTCGTGTTGGTGTAATTCGTGACTGGGAAGCTAAATGGTACGCTGAAAAAGACTTCGCATCACTTTTACACGAAGACCTAAAAATTCGTAAATTTATCGATAAAGCATTGAAAGACGCTTCTGTATCACATGTTGAAATCGAGCGTGCTGCTAATCGTATTAATATTGCAATTCATACTGGTAAGCCAGGTATGGTAATTGGTAAAGGCGGTTCAGAAATCGAAAAACTTCGTAACAAGTTGAACCAACTTACTGATAAAAAAGTTCACATCAACGTTGTTGAAATCAAGAAAGTAGATCTTGATGCACGATTAGTTGCTGAAAATATTGCACGTCAATTAGAAAACCGTGCGTCATTCCGTCGTGTTCAAAAACAAGCGATTGGTAGAGCAATGAAATTAGGTGCAAAGGGTATTAAAACTCAAGTATCAGGTCGTTTAGGTGGCGCTGACATCGCGCGTGCTGAACAATATTCAGAAGGAACTGTACCACTTCATACATTACGTGCTGACATTGATTATGCACATGCAGAAGCTGACACAACTTATGGTAAGTTAGGTGTTAAAGTATGGATTTATCGTGGTGAAGTTCTTCCTACTAAGAAAAATAGTGAAGGAGGAAAATAA
- the rplN gene encoding 50S ribosomal protein L14, whose product MIQQETRLKVADNSGAREVLTIKVLGGSGRKTANIGDVIVATVKNATPGGVVKKGDVVKAVVVRTKSGVRRKDGSYIKFDENACVVIRDDKGPRGTRIFGPVARELRDGNFMKIVSLAPEVL is encoded by the coding sequence ATGATCCAACAAGAAACACGTTTAAAAGTAGCAGACAACTCTGGTGCTCGTGAAGTTCTTACAATCAAAGTATTAGGTGGATCTGGCCGTAAAACAGCTAACATCGGTGATGTCATCGTAGCAACTGTTAAAAATGCTACACCTGGTGGCGTTGTTAAGAAAGGTGACGTTGTCAAAGCGGTAGTTGTACGTACAAAATCTGGTGTACGTCGTAAAGATGGTTCATACATCAAATTTGATGAAAATGCATGTGTTGTAATTCGTGATGATAAAGGTCCACGTGGTACACGTATTTTTGGACCAGTTGCACGTGAATTACGTGATGGAAACTTTATGAAAATCGTTTCCCTTGCGCCAGAAGTACTATAA
- the rpsQ gene encoding 30S ribosomal protein S17, with amino-acid sequence MSERNDRKVYVGKVVSDKMDKTITVLVETYKTHKLYGKRVKYSKKYKTHDENNSAKLGDIVKIQETRPLSATKRFRLVEIVEESVII; translated from the coding sequence GTGAGCGAAAGAAATGATCGTAAAGTTTACGTTGGTAAAGTAGTTTCAGATAAAATGGATAAAACAATTACTGTTTTAGTTGAAACTTACAAAACACACAAACTATATGGTAAACGTGTTAAATACTCTAAAAAATATAAAACACATGATGAAAACAATTCAGCTAAATTAGGAGATATCGTTAAAATTCAAGAAACGCGTCCTTTATCAGCAACAAAACGTTTCCGTTTAGTAGAAATTGTCGAAGAATCAGTAATTATTTAA
- the rpsS gene encoding 30S ribosomal protein S19: protein MARSIKKGPFVDDHLMKKVEAQGDSQKKQVIKTWSRRSTIFPNFIGHTFAVYDGRKHVPVYVTEDMVGHKLGEFAPTRTFKGHAADDKKTRR, encoded by the coding sequence ATGGCTCGTAGTATTAAAAAGGGACCTTTCGTCGATGATCATTTAATGAAAAAAGTAGAAGCGCAAGGCGACAGTCAGAAGAAGCAAGTAATTAAAACTTGGTCTCGTCGTTCAACAATTTTCCCAAACTTTATCGGACACACATTCGCAGTATACGATGGACGTAAACATGTACCTGTATATGTAACAGAGGATATGGTTGGTCACAAACTAGGTGAGTTCGCTCCAACACGTACATTCAAAGGACATGCTGCAGACGATAAAAAAACAAGAAGATAA
- a CDS encoding type Z 30S ribosomal protein S14, which yields MAKKSMVAKQQRKQKFQVREYTRCERCGRPHSVYRKFKLCRICFRELAYKGQIPGVRKASW from the coding sequence GTGGCTAAAAAATCAATGGTTGCTAAGCAACAACGTAAACAAAAGTTCCAAGTCCGTGAATATACACGTTGTGAACGCTGTGGTCGTCCACACTCAGTATATCGTAAATTCAAACTTTGCCGTATTTGTTTCCGTGAATTAGCTTATAAAGGTCAAATTCCTGGCGTACGCAAAGCTAGCTGGTAA
- the rplP gene encoding 50S ribosomal protein L16 produces the protein MLLPKRVKYRRQHRPDTKGRSKGGNFVTFGEFGLQATTTSWITSRQIESARIAMTRYMKRGGKVWIKIFPHTPYTQKPLEVRMGAGKGAVEGWIAVVKPGRILFEVAGVSEEVAREALRLASHKLPVKTKFVKREELGGESNES, from the coding sequence ATGTTACTACCAAAGCGTGTAAAATATCGTCGTCAACATCGTCCTGACACAAAAGGTCGTTCAAAAGGCGGTAACTTTGTAACATTTGGTGAGTTTGGTCTTCAAGCAACTACAACTTCTTGGATTACTTCTCGTCAAATCGAATCAGCTCGTATTGCTATGACACGTTACATGAAACGTGGCGGGAAAGTTTGGATTAAAATCTTCCCTCACACACCATATACACAAAAACCTTTAGAAGTACGTATGGGTGCCGGTAAAGGTGCGGTTGAAGGCTGGATTGCAGTTGTTAAACCAGGTAGAATTTTATTTGAAGTTGCTGGTGTATCTGAAGAAGTTGCGCGTGAAGCATTACGTTTAGCAAGCCATAAACTTCCAGTAAAAACGAAGTTTGTAAAACGTGAAGAATTGGGTGGTGAATCAAATGAAAGCTAA
- the rpmC gene encoding 50S ribosomal protein L29 — protein MKAKEIRDLTTSEIEEQIKSSKEELFNLRFQLATGQLEETARIKTVRKTIARLKTVARERELEQGKANQ, from the coding sequence ATGAAAGCTAAGGAAATTAGAGACTTAACCACTTCAGAAATCGAAGAGCAAATCAAATCTTCAAAAGAAGAGCTTTTTAACCTACGCTTTCAATTAGCTACAGGTCAATTAGAAGAGACTGCACGCATCAAAACAGTGAGAAAAACGATCGCGCGTCTAAAAACTGTTGCACGTGAAAGAGAATTAGAACAAGGTAAAGCAAATCAATAA
- the rplE gene encoding 50S ribosomal protein L5, with amino-acid sequence MNRLKEKFNSEVTENLVKKFNYSSVMQVPKIDKIVVNMGVGDAVQNSKVLDTAVEELTAITGQKPLITKAKKSVATFRLREGMPIGAKVTLRGERMYEFLDKLISVSLPRVRDFRGVSKNAFDGRGNYTLGVKEQLIFPEIDYDKVSKVRGMDIVIVTTANTDEEARELLTQFGMPFQK; translated from the coding sequence TTGAATCGTTTAAAAGAAAAATTTAACTCAGAAGTTACAGAGAACTTAGTTAAAAAATTCAATTACAGTTCAGTAATGCAAGTACCTAAAATCGACAAAATTGTAGTGAATATGGGTGTTGGTGACGCAGTACAAAACTCAAAAGTATTAGATACTGCTGTTGAGGAATTAACTGCTATCACTGGTCAAAAACCTTTAATCACAAAAGCTAAAAAATCAGTTGCGACATTCCGTTTACGTGAAGGTATGCCAATTGGTGCCAAAGTAACATTACGTGGCGAAAGAATGTATGAATTCTTAGATAAATTAATTTCTGTTTCACTTCCACGTGTACGTGACTTCCGTGGTGTATCTAAAAATGCATTTGATGGTCGCGGTAACTACACATTAGGTGTTAAGGAACAATTAATTTTCCCTGAGATTGACTATGATAAAGTATCGAAAGTACGTGGAATGGATATCGTTATCGTAACGACTGCTAACACTGACGAGGAAGCTCGTGAATTGTTAACACAATTCGGTATGCCATTTCAAAAATAA
- the rplC gene encoding 50S ribosomal protein L3, with protein sequence MTKGILGRKIGMTQVFSENGDLIPVTVIEAKENVVLQKKTEEIDGYNAVQIGFENKEAYKKGSKSNKYANKPAEGHAKKADTAPKRFIREFRNVNVDEYEVGQEVSVDTFEVGDIIDVTGTSKGKGFQGAIKRHNQARGPMSHGSHFHRAPGSVGMASDASRVFKGQKLPGRMGGNTVTVQNLEVVQVDTENNVILVKGNVPGPKKGFVQIQSAIKANK encoded by the coding sequence ATGACCAAAGGAATCTTAGGAAGAAAAATTGGGATGACACAAGTATTCAGTGAAAACGGAGACTTAATCCCAGTAACAGTAATCGAAGCAAAAGAAAACGTAGTATTACAAAAGAAAACTGAAGAAATCGATGGATACAATGCGGTTCAAATCGGTTTTGAAAACAAAGAAGCATATAAAAAAGGAAGCAAATCTAACAAATATGCAAATAAGCCAGCTGAAGGTCACGCTAAAAAAGCAGACACAGCACCTAAGCGCTTCATTCGTGAATTCAGAAACGTTAACGTTGATGAGTACGAAGTAGGTCAAGAAGTCTCAGTAGATACATTCGAAGTAGGCGATATCATTGACGTAACAGGAACTTCAAAAGGTAAAGGGTTCCAAGGCGCTATTAAACGTCACAACCAAGCACGTGGACCAATGTCACACGGTTCTCATTTCCATAGAGCACCTGGTTCAGTAGGTATGGCGTCAGATGCATCTCGCGTATTTAAAGGACAAAAATTACCAGGTCGTATGGGTGGTAATACAGTAACTGTTCAAAACTTAGAAGTTGTTCAAGTTGATACGGAAAACAACGTAATTTTAGTTAAAGGTAATGTACCGGGTCCTAAAAAAGGTTTTGTACAAATCCAATCAGCAATCAAAGCTAATAAATAA